The sequence below is a genomic window from Silene latifolia isolate original U9 population chromosome 7, ASM4854445v1, whole genome shotgun sequence.
ttACATAGGAggaaaataagtcctctcatttctctcccattacatttcctttctcccatatttttttttccaaacaaaggaaattaaatccctccctttccctcccctccccttctctctaattccttcaatccaaacgaaccctaaggctctgatgttgttgttgtcattaaGTCATTGGCTTCATCCCGGGTTAAAAGGCTAGGAAAAGTCATTTGCTAAATGGCATGCTTTCTTCGAGACAGAGGGAGTAACTGTTTTTCTGATTATTTTTCAGGCAAGCCATTTGTTAAAATATTGAAGGAAGGTGGTGTCATCCCGGGTATCAAAGTCGACAAGGGTGTTGTTGAACTAGCTGGAACCAATGGTGAGACGATCACCCAGGGTCTAGATGACCTTGGCAAACGTTGTGCCCAATACTACTCTGACGGCGCCAGGTTTGCTAAATGGCATGCTTTCTTCAAGGTAGGCCCAAATGAGCCATCAGTCCTCGCTATCTCAAAGAACGTGAAAGCCCTTGCTCGCTACGCTATTATCTGTCAGGAGAATGGTTTGGTTCCCATTGTAGAGCCCGAGATCATGGTCGTCGGGGACCACGACATTGATAAGTGTGCAGAAGCCTTTGAGCGGGTGCTCGCGGCTTGCTACAAAGCCCTCAACGACCACCATGTACTCCTTGAGGGGACTCTTTTGAAGCCTAACATGGTCACACCAGGATCAGGAAGTACAAAGGTGGACCCTATGGTGGTTGCTGCGTACACCACCCGTACCTTTCAGAGGACCGTCCCAGCTGCTGTGCCCGGAATCATGTTCTTATCTGGTGGACACCAGACCGAGGAGGAAGCGACTCTTAACCTCAATGCTATAAACAAGCTTCAGACAAAAAAGCCATGGACCATGTCTTTTTGTTATGGACGTGCCCTTCAACAAAGTACCCTTAAGACTTGGCAAGGAATAACAGAGAATGTGCAAAGGGCACAACAAGTGTTCCTTGGTAGGGCAAAGGCTAACTCTGAAGCAACTTTTGGCAACTACGCTGGCGGCCACTAATTATCTTCACGTGAAGGACAACAAATATTGAACAACTTTTTGTTCAGCATCATGGCGTTGTAATTTACTAGATTGTGTATGTGAGTATATGGGCGTGTTGTTGAGTGTTACAATGCTTTGATCTTATGCCTAGTGTTAAAGATGTAACTTTGTGGCCTTTTGGAAAAAAGACTGTTTACTTCGAAGTTACTTCttttgtactccctcctattccaaaGATGTTAGATGTATACGGCGGGCTTGGTACACAGACCAGTCAGCGCGGGGCACTAGGGGTGGTCAACAGTGCGGGTCGGCCTTGCTAATCCGGACCCGGCCCGTCTGTGACCCACTGATGAAACCGGCCCGCCTGACCCGGACCCGGACCGTCCTATATACGGGCCGGTTACGGATCCCTAAATGTCAAACCCAGCCCGCCCAAACCCGGACCCGCCCATAAACCCGCCCTTGACCCGCCTCGCGGGTCACTTTTGACCCGGCCCGCCCCGACCCGCCTCAACCCGGCCCGTCCCGCCCCCTTACCCAGGCCGGTTTCGGGTCTCCCAAAACCTGACGCGGCCCGCCCCGACCCGTCCCGGACCCGGCCGACCCGCACTGTTAACCACCACTATCGCGGGCTACGTGTAAAGATTAGTCAAAGATTCCCATTTTTGTTTGGAGGGAACGTAGGAGGAAATATGGGAGGGATTTGGCGggaatagtattgggaataatccCAATATTAATTAACGCTTATTTTATCTAATTTTCATAATTAACAACACTTATTTTAATCTAATcttcccccttatactaaaaaaaaaataaaaaaactgaaAATCCTCCCGCCTAAATGCTTTTAGATAGAAATTGGGTCTAACTTTATCTAGATATGTATTGGACCTAATATATGGCCTTTATGGTGTCACAGTATCTTATCAAACACCGCAATTTTTATAGTAGggacaaatgtattttattcattattatctcattGTCTAATATAAATATCTTAAATGTCataaatctataaaatattatcagaaggctagcctaaaaatgtCACGTAGGCATTGCCACATAGGATGAAAAAAAGTCACGTAtacaataacaatgtgacttggcaaactaatataacatggactaccaatttattattatattgtattaatttaattcacttatttttcatttaaaaatccatccatattgcattagctttaaacttaattaattcaaaaaaactacgataaaaaataggaattaactataagttaataatttcaagatttcatatggagtagtattatatgtatttgaAATAAAAACTGAATATATAGAACGAAGAAAAATCTATACTATCTAATTAAAAGGCTAGGAAAAGTCATTTAATTTTATTCCAAGTCATTGTCATTAATTGCTagaaatatttaattttattccatGTCATTATCAATAATTGCTACAATACTTGATTAATTTGGCATATTTACTTGGTAAGATTGTTAGTCTACCTTAATTAATATGGCACAATaaatattttaataattttttaacACCTAAGaatataaggagataaatatAAAATGTATTGACAAAGAAAATAAAGAGACAAGGTCATAAACTCATGGTAAACAGAGAAACATAAattaatcttatatatatatatatatatatatatatatatatatatatagtgataagttcttctaagtcccttccATCAATCGATTGgtcctaagtccttataagaactCTTGGATGAAGGGATGaaggatgagattacatctcaatgaatGGCCAcaaatcaatctaatcaattagGCTCATCATTTCTTGATTAAGTTTACCCACTAATCCATTCATCCCTCATTATCACAAACTCATTCCCTCTCTCTAAATCTCACAAtctctcctttttctctcttcctctcatcaccaaaccacaaaaaaaaaaaaaaaacccacaaaaaacccaaaaccaaaacaaaccaaaacaaaaatttctgaaaattAATTTCATCATCCCTTCATCCCCTCTCATCTaacaaaaccaaacaaacaaaatctggaaataaaaaaaccaaaataattactcaaaaaaaaccaaaaaaaaaacccaaaagaaCCACCAGCCACCCTTACGCagaccaccacaaccacccacaCGCGGCTCCATTACAACCACCAGCCCACTCACCCACAACCACGACCACCAACCACGACTGCCACCCACCCACGACCACAACCCAGCCCCACAACCGCGACTCCATTCGCAGATCTGGTttttttgtgcttttttttttttcgtttttttgggTTGTTAGTGGTGGTGGGAGCGGTAGTGGTGGGTGTTCGTGGTTGTTGGGCATGGTTGTCGACCACCACGGCAGGGGAGAGTGACGGTGGTGCTAGCGAGATTTTGGGCATGACGTTTTTCAAAATCTGAGATTTTTTCATTTATggatcttgttttttttttttttcacttagcTGCGATGAATTGAATATGGCAGTGTATATATAAACTAGTATAAACAAAGTAATTTCATAAACCAAGTTGCTTGATTAAGCTAGTTGTTTAATTGGGTTGCAACTTCCAAAAATTGTTACGGAGTAGAATGGAATATACCTCAGTAGAATTTAATTAGACCAATCACATACATCACCGACGACTCTTCATCAATCTCAAATAATACTCCGTACATTGTTACGAACAATAATAATTTCTAAAGTCTCGATGAATGCTATAATGCCACTTTTTGAAGTTATTTgatgttcttgttgttgttttgttggtGTAGTGTTtcaccgttttttttttttattttttttttttcagatttgagtGTGGTAGTgtcggttttttttttattttaggttTGAGTGTGGCAGTGTCGGTTCTTTTCAGATTTGGGTGTGGTAgaatctattaaagttacacttttttttggttaaaattacactttttcttgttcgaattacacttttttttaaaaattacatttatttctcattacaattatacttttatccgctaaaataacactttttcttattaaagttacaattacactttttttttttggttaaaattacacttatctttattacaattacacttatttctttagcaattacactttttttttggttaaaattacacttattctttgttataattacacttttttcctattaaaattacactttttcctattaaaattacactttttcttgttggaattacactttttcttgtcacaattacactttttcttcttacatttacacttttttctgttacaattacactttttatgttaaaattacactttttcttgttggaattacactttttcttcttacaattacactttttttgttacaattacactttttatgttaaaattacactttttcttgttggaattacactttttcttgttggaattacactttttcttgttacaattacactttttctgtcacaattacactttttcttcttacaattacacttttttcggttaaaattatacCTTTTCCtgataaaattacacttatctctattaatgactaaagttacactcttggactaaagttagacagactaatttggactatttggacaatttggactaactaatttggacaatttggacaatatggacagactaatttggactatttggacaatttggactaactaatttggacaatatggactaactaatttggacgaactaatggagttatttacgactaaattgaatacaatatttacaactaaatttggactaaaattatacaattttggactaaaaatacaattttggactgaaaatacactatttacgaataattttgaactaataatacactatttacgactaaatttagagtaaaattacacaatttgaactaaaattacacaattcatttattttgagtcatttagattgtgcaatttcaatcattgtccaccaaagtgtaacttagtaaattgatagtgtgttgatcttttatcattttatgagtgtaattatagtccacaaaagtgtaattttagtccaaaaaagtataattttag
It includes:
- the LOC141591110 gene encoding fructose-bisphosphate aldolase, cytoplasmic isozyme-like; translated protein: MACFLRDRGSNCFSDYFSGKPFVKILKEGGVIPGIKVDKGVVELAGTNGETITQGLDDLGKRCAQYYSDGARFAKWHAFFKVGPNEPSVLAISKNVKALARYAIICQENGLVPIVEPEIMVVGDHDIDKCAEAFERVLAACYKALNDHHVLLEGTLLKPNMVTPGSGSTKVDPMVVAAYTTRTFQRTVPAAVPGIMFLSGGHQTEEEATLNLNAINKLQTKKPWTMSFCYGRALQQSTLKTWQGITENVQRAQQVFLGRAKANSEATFGNYAGGH